One Amorphoplanes digitatis genomic window carries:
- a CDS encoding sterol carrier family protein, translating into MSPAHNKSESVTDALDALDRGDEPERTVLRDAVRALLGELARTAPGRSVEVRIPPFGAIQCVAGPRHTRGTPPNVVETDPMTWLLVATGRLTWDDAVESGRVRASGIRTDLTPYLPVHPS; encoded by the coding sequence GTGTCTCCTGCGCACAATAAATCCGAGTCCGTGACAGACGCGTTGGACGCGCTGGATCGGGGCGATGAACCCGAGCGCACAGTGCTGCGCGACGCTGTCCGGGCGCTGCTCGGCGAGTTGGCGCGGACCGCGCCCGGCCGATCGGTGGAGGTCCGTATTCCACCTTTCGGTGCGATTCAGTGCGTAGCCGGTCCGCGTCATACCCGGGGCACCCCGCCCAACGTGGTCGAGACGGATCCGATGACCTGGCTGCTGGTCGCCACGGGGCGTCTGACCTGGGACGACGCCGTGGAGTCCGGCCGGGTTCGGGCCAGTGGAATACGCACAGATCTGACTCCGTACCTCCCTGTGCACCCGAGTTGA
- a CDS encoding carboxypeptidase regulatory-like domain-containing protein, whose amino-acid sequence MSSLSSGDVPSGGETTLTYKVTNRNAEAGTVTVVVSANGMSCSGQCNFDEPIGPNEAKEYTAKLKAGNVDPGQTKDTRIQVSADIGGESGNAGRNVTLRGPEQAQTVRQVSGKVKDQEGKAVAGALVGLRDSQNHQYDTTTNGDGGYSFTSTDSKPIAVGALAVAATKGGYDVASVNAQGSSGKSINVPLTIKLKAGASPSTSPSATASASAEPTEEVSEDATDPATDDSAAALDQTPTSGEDEGSGSMLFIILGGLLVAAGIGAIVLVLMRRKAGEDADGADGADAPLGGAQPAAAGNRYPGAGETRLAGAPMGGAQATMIAPRSGAPSIGDAPTMIHRAPPVVDEFPDPYGAPMPQGGGYNAPGGWGAAGAAGAAGAVPGAYGAAGQYGGAQVPAQGGYPEQAGYDQAAPYGAPQGGYNEPDGYDQAAPYGAPQGGYEQQPQQRYDEPTGMYRPEPGGYPQEAGYADQGGYGGAEPAYGQNAGYGQGGDDYAGQAPARGGAYPGGGNGYAGGAYGAPAEPADQGGGYGQWDGQGGAVDNGNAYGAPAGGGAYGAPQGGQAYGNPNYGAPAGGGYDQADGYGAEQGGYDPRAAYGRPDGYDPQQGGGRGQQPPGGGYGGPVGQGGYGADQGGYYGAEQQGGGRHGGPPPEATRPGQRRPLDWMDD is encoded by the coding sequence GTGAGCTCACTGTCGTCGGGTGACGTCCCCTCGGGCGGCGAGACCACGCTCACCTACAAGGTGACAAATCGGAACGCAGAGGCCGGGACCGTGACGGTCGTGGTCAGCGCCAACGGCATGTCCTGCAGTGGACAGTGCAACTTCGACGAGCCGATCGGCCCCAACGAGGCCAAGGAATACACGGCGAAGCTGAAGGCCGGCAACGTCGACCCGGGCCAGACCAAGGACACCCGGATCCAGGTCTCGGCGGACATCGGCGGGGAGAGCGGCAACGCCGGCCGCAACGTCACGCTGCGCGGCCCCGAACAGGCGCAGACCGTGCGCCAGGTCAGCGGCAAGGTGAAGGACCAGGAAGGCAAGGCCGTCGCGGGCGCGCTGGTCGGCCTGCGCGACAGCCAGAACCACCAGTACGACACCACCACGAACGGCGACGGTGGCTACTCCTTCACCAGCACCGACAGCAAGCCGATCGCGGTCGGCGCGCTGGCCGTGGCCGCCACCAAGGGCGGCTACGACGTCGCCTCGGTGAACGCGCAGGGCAGCTCCGGCAAGTCGATCAACGTGCCGCTCACCATCAAGCTGAAGGCCGGCGCGTCGCCGTCCACCAGCCCCTCCGCGACGGCCAGCGCGAGCGCCGAGCCGACCGAGGAGGTCAGCGAGGACGCCACGGACCCCGCCACCGACGACAGCGCCGCCGCTCTCGACCAGACCCCGACCTCGGGCGAGGACGAGGGCTCCGGCTCGATGCTCTTCATCATCCTCGGCGGCCTGCTCGTCGCGGCCGGCATCGGCGCGATCGTGCTGGTCCTGATGCGCCGCAAGGCCGGCGAGGACGCGGACGGCGCCGACGGCGCGGACGCACCCCTCGGCGGAGCACAGCCTGCCGCGGCCGGCAACCGGTACCCCGGCGCCGGGGAGACCCGGCTGGCCGGTGCGCCGATGGGTGGCGCACAGGCCACGATGATCGCTCCGCGCTCGGGCGCACCGTCCATCGGGGACGCTCCGACGATGATCCACCGCGCGCCCCCGGTCGTCGACGAGTTCCCGGACCCGTACGGCGCGCCGATGCCTCAGGGCGGCGGCTACAACGCGCCCGGTGGCTGGGGTGCCGCGGGCGCCGCCGGTGCCGCGGGTGCGGTGCCGGGCGCGTACGGCGCGGCCGGCCAGTACGGCGGCGCTCAGGTGCCGGCGCAGGGCGGCTACCCGGAGCAGGCCGGCTACGACCAGGCGGCGCCCTACGGCGCTCCCCAGGGCGGCTACAACGAGCCGGACGGCTACGACCAGGCGGCGCCGTACGGCGCTCCCCAGGGTGGCTACGAGCAGCAGCCGCAGCAGCGCTACGACGAGCCGACCGGCATGTACCGGCCGGAGCCCGGCGGCTACCCGCAGGAGGCCGGCTACGCCGACCAGGGTGGCTACGGCGGCGCGGAGCCGGCGTACGGCCAGAACGCCGGCTACGGCCAGGGCGGCGACGACTACGCCGGCCAGGCACCGGCCCGGGGCGGCGCCTACCCGGGCGGCGGAAACGGCTACGCCGGTGGCGCTTACGGCGCTCCCGCCGAGCCGGCCGACCAGGGTGGCGGCTACGGCCAGTGGGACGGCCAGGGCGGCGCGGTCGACAACGGCAACGCCTACGGCGCCCCCGCCGGCGGTGGCGCGTACGGCGCTCCGCAGGGCGGCCAGGCCTACGGCAACCCCAACTACGGCGCTCCCGCGGGCGGCGGCTACGACCAGGCCGACGGCTACGGCGCCGAGCAGGGCGGTTACGACCCCCGGGCGGCATATGGGCGGCCGGACGGCTACGACCCGCAGCAGGGCGGCGGCCGGGGTCAGCAGCCCCCCGGCGGCGGCTACGGCGGCCCGGTCGGCCAGGGCGGCTACGGAGCCGACCAGGGTGGCTACTACGGCGCGGAGCAGCAGGGGGGCGGCCGCCACGGCGGACCGCCGCCGGAGGCGACGCGCCCGGGCCAGCGACGTCCCCTCGACTGGATGGACGACTGA